A window from Mangifera indica cultivar Alphonso chromosome 2, CATAS_Mindica_2.1, whole genome shotgun sequence encodes these proteins:
- the LOC123209424 gene encoding protein WHAT'S THIS FACTOR 1 homolog, chloroplastic — protein sequence MTLSLPVSSHRDIFLNFSFVSSTPLWKLGNGKLCYQTLKKPSNISFPISCTLPNIVRSPSLDKHVVKQNKIRFVQKLKTLLLSKPKHYIPLHILAKCRSYLCLPKPRSILSMIHRYPTIFELFTIPMPPTPLNATKSGYQLCVRLTTNAAALATQEMNLKSAMSITLANKVQKLLMLSTHHRLLLSKLLHIAPDLGLLPNFRSRLCNDFPDKFKIVDTSYGRALELVSWDQDLACILPSPDMNPHGLIVDRPLKFKHLRLRKGLNLKRRHRDFLIKFGELPSVCPYNTSIEELAKESLEAEKRACALLREVLNMMVEKRTLIDHLTHFRKEFGLPNKLRALILRHPELFYVSLKGLRNSVLLVECFDDKGVLLEKDETLVIKEQLMELIREGKRMRRERRKNRIYGNYIDQNDSDVDDEDDEHDDEFDDDGFEKLFDSENSDLDHHFDDEKFELRDHWNNGELWTADTSSALIDTDGNCIKPW from the coding sequence atgacactgTCTCTTCCTGTTTCTTCCCATAGGgatatttttctcaatttcagCTTTGTCTCATCAACTCCTTTGTGGAAACTAGGAAATGGTAAACTATGTTATCAAACTCTTAAGAAGCCTTCAaatatctcttttccaatttcATGTACATTACCAAATATTGTTAGGAGTCCTTCGCTAGACAAGCATGTAGTGAAGCAAAACAAAATTCGTTTTGTTCAAAAGCTGAAAACACTTTTACTTTCCAAGCCAAAACACTATATTCCTCTACACATTCTTGCCAAATGTAGATCCTATCTTTGCCTTCCAAAGCCTCGCTCTATCCTCTCAATGATCCATCGCTACCCAACAATATTTGAACTCTTCACAATTCCTATGCCGCCAACACCACTAAATGCAACAAAATCAGGCTATCAACTATGTGTTCGTTTGACCACAAATGCAGCAGCCCTTGCCACACAGGAAATGAATCTCAAGTCGGCCATGTCCATCACTTTGGCCAACAAAGTCCAGAAGCTTCTCATGCTATCTACTCATCACCGGCTTCTTCTTTCAAAATTGCTTCACATTGCCCCAGATCTTGGGCTACTACCTAATTTTCGGTCTCGCCTCTGCAATGACTTTCCCGATAAATTCAAGATTGTTGACACCTCTTATGGCCGAGCTCTTGAGCTTGTATCATGGGACCAAGATCTGGCATGTATTTTGCCTTCTCCTGATATGAATCCACATGGATTGATCGTAGACAGGCCTTTAAAGTTCAAGCACTTGAGACTTCGAAAGGGATTGAATTTGAAAAGACGTCACCGGGATTTTTTGATAAAGTTTGGAGAACTACCAAGTGTATGCCCCTATAACACTTCTATAGAAGAGCTAGCTAAGGAGTCTCTTGAAGCTGAGAAGAGAGCCTGTGCTCTGCTGAGAGAGGTGCTTAATATGATGGTTGAGAAGAGAACTTTAATCGATCATCTGACTCACTTTAGGAAGGAATTTGGGCTTCCAAATAAGTTGAGGGCACTGATTTTGAGGCATCCAGAGTTATTCTATGTGAGCTTGAAAGGCCTAAGGAATTCTGTGCTGTTGGTGGAGTGTTTTGATGATAAAGGTGTACTTTTAGAGAAAGATGAAactttggtgataaaagaacaGTTGATGGAGTTGATTAGGGAAGGGAAGAGGATGAGACgagagaggagaaaaaataGGATTTATGGAAATTACATTGATCAAAATGATTCTgatgttgatgatgaagatgatgagcaTGATGATGAATTTGATGATGATGGATTTGAGAAATTGTTCGATTCAGAAAATTCAGATTTGGACCATCATTTTGATGATGAAAAGTTTGAGCTGCGGGATCATTGGAACAATGGAGAACTTTGGACTGCAGATACTTCCTCAGCGCTTATCGATACGGATGGAAACTGTATAAAACCTTGGTAG
- the LOC123209425 gene encoding 5'-adenylylsulfate reductase-like 7, whose protein sequence is MNSLFVPFSMVSSCSGFIRFVLSVSVLVFTIRCVSSAPLCPLQSDVFRNSLQSQCSVGISPNPPIQVDGEFLDRALTSKQRNNYDSVLFYASWCPISHNMHSTFEVLSSMFPQMEHFAIEQSSALPSLYSRYGIHSLPSILLVNQTSRLRYRGPKDLHSLVQFYQKTTGFEPVEYFAEDESASMGVSDGLIMQSWNRSSLRQMIWSEPYLVFAVFFLCLRVLISIFPDVLSHLKAFWDSYVPHLNLEIFGETSQIFGRALHMIDVRRVLTRLRLCKTRNFHEGAKNARVWASLASVSLGEPSSSR, encoded by the exons ATGAATTCCCTTTTTGTGCCCTTTTCAATGGTTTCTTCTTGCTCTGGTTTTATCCGTTTTGTTTTATCTGTCAGTGTTCTTGTGTTTACAATACGCTGCGTTTCGTCGGCCCCTCTGTGTCCCCTTCAATCAGACGTGTTTCGAAATAGCCTTCAATCGCAGTGCTCTGTAGGGATCTCGCCAAATCCTCCGATTCAG GTGGATGGAGAGTTCCTGGACAGAGCTTTGACCTCAAAACAGAGAAACAATTATGATTCAGTGCTTTTTTATGCTTCATGGTGCCCAATTTCTCACAATATGCATTCTACATTTGAAGTACTTAGTTCCATGTTCCCGCAAATGGAACATTTTGCTATTGAACAATCTTCAGCTCTACCAAG TTTATATTCAAGATATGGAATCCATAGTCTCCCCTCAATTTTATTGGTGAATCAAACATCAAGGTTGCGATATCGTGGTCCAAAAGATCTCCACTCACTTGTTCAGTTTTATCAGAAAACAACAG GATTTGAACCAGTGGAATATTTTGCTGAAGATGAATCTGCTAGCATGGGGGTAAGTGATGGGCTAATCATGCAGTCCTGGAATAGGTCATCACTGAGGCAGATGATTTGGAGCGAACCCTACTTGGTATTTGCCGTCTTCTTCCTGTGTTTGAGGGTTCTTATATCCATATTCCCAGATGTCTTATCTCATCTAAAAGCTTTCTGGGATTCATATGTTCCTCACTTAAACTTGGAAATATTTGGTGAGACAAGCCAAATATTTGGGCGTGCCCTTCACATGATTGATGTGAGGAGGGTCTTGACCAGGCTGAGACTCTGCAAAACCAGGAACTTCCATGAAGGTGCAAAGAATGCTCGGGTTTGGGCTTCCCTGGCTTCTGTCTCCCTTGGCGAACCTTCATCGTCCAGATAA
- the LOC123209426 gene encoding eukaryotic translation initiation factor NCBP-like has protein sequence MEIAEKKEKELDNNTQSVVESADNNNNDNKDAEERLARDLKTGLHPLKNKFVFWYTRRTPGVRTQTSYEDNIRKIVDFSTVEGFWVCYCHLARPSSLPSPTDLHLFKEGIRPLWEDSANCNGGKWIIRFKKVVSGRFWEDLVLALVGDQLDYGDNICGAVLSIRFNEDILSVWNRNASDHQAVMALRDSIKRHLKLPHSYVMEYKPHDASLRDNSSYRNTWLRG, from the exons ATGGAAATTGCagagaagaaggagaaggaaTTGGATAATAATACTCAATCGGTTGTTGAATCGGCGGATAACAATAACAATGACAACAAAGACGCCGAAGAACGCCTTGCTCGTGACCTCAAAACCGGTCTTCATCCTCTCAAG AACAAGTTTGTCTTTTGGTACACTCGTCGAACACCTGGCGTTCGAACTCAAACTTCATATGAAGACAACATAAGGAAAATTGTAGACTTCAGCACG GTTGAAGGCTTTTGGGTATGCTATTGCCACTTGGCTCGTCCTTCTTCTTTACCAAGTCCCACTGATTTGCATCTTTTCAAGGAAGGAATCCGCCCACTTTGGGAG GACTCTGCTAACTGCAATGGTGGTAAGTGGATAATAAGATTCAAGAAGGTTGTCTCAGGTCGGTTTTGGGAAGACCTG GTTCTGGCTTTGGTGGGTGACCAACTTGACTATGGCGATAACATATGTGGTGCTGTCCTAAGCATCCGGTTTAATGAAGATATACTGAGTGTGTGGAACCGCAATGCTTCTGATCATCAG GCTGTAATGGCTCTAAGAGATTCAATTAAACGGCACTTAAAGCTTCCCCACAGCTATGTTATGGAATACAAACCCCATGATGCTTCTCTCCGTGACAACTCGTCCTATAGAAACACATGGTTGAGAGGCTAG
- the LOC123209427 gene encoding superoxide dismutase [Cu-Zn] 2 produces the protein MEQTLGAKPTVKAVAIISGDANVRGSLYFVQGPNGVTHVKGRITGLKPGLHGFHIHALGDTTNGCNSTGPHFNPLKKNHGAPSHDERHAGDLGNIIAGSDGLAEVSIADRQIPLSGQHSILGRAVVVHADPDDLGQGGHELSKTTGNAGARVGCGIIGLQSSV, from the exons ATGGAGCAAACACTCGGTGCAAAACCCACTGTGAAAGCTGTGGCTATTATCTCTGGAGATGCCAACGTTAGAGGCTCACTTTACTTTGTTCAAGGCCCCAATG GAGTTACTCATGTTAAAGGGAGAATTACTGGACTGAAACCAGGCCTTCACGGCTTCCATATTCACGCTCTTGGTGACACCACCAATGGCTGCAATTCTACTG GACCTCATTTTAATCCACTAAAGAAGAATCATGGAGCTCCCAGTCATGACGAGCGGCATGCTGGTGATTTGGGTAACATTATTGCAGGCTCAGATG GACTAGCTGAGGTTTCAATTGCGGACAGGCAG ATTCCTTTAAGTGGACAGCACTCTATACTAGGGAGGGCAGTTGTTGTACATGCTGACCCTGATGATCTTGGACAAG GTGGGCACGAACTTAGCAAGACAACTGGTAATGCTGGAGCCAGAGTTGGATGTG GTATCATTGGGCTTCAATCCTCTGTTTAG